GAGCAGGGAAGACAGGGGCACGGGGAATGGACAGCTCTTACAAAACACTGGACAGTGAAAGGGGGAGGGCAAGAGGCCATTGGCTAGACAGGGTGTTACAGAAACGTGAATCCCGTTGAGAGACCAAACGACACTTGGAGGGTTAGAGAACTCAGGTTTTATTACACCGGCCAGCCCAGAGGAggtaacactccaagctctggaccccgtctgtaggctttcacaggcttttatagggttttaggtTTCGATTAAGTTCgtgccatatgcaaatgaggtgttagaaatggaccaatcaagagTGAGTTTTTGGGAACTagtggaattttaggggtaagtttcttTTTCCTAGAAGCAGGCTGTTTCACAGAAGCGCAGAAGTGGGaaggcagtggccctgcctgggaggtcttgctTTGCCCCTTCAAAGGGATAACTGGTTTTACAGAGACAAACTATTCCGCAGGCTGGAGGAAGGTGTAGGGATACTAAGTCTTTGTTAAAAGAGATGAGATGAAGCTGTAGATTTCTCCTCCTGCTTTTCATCATCTCTAGTCAGGTAAGAATATTTGAGACAAAATTCTAGAATTGCAACAAAGGCTGCTATTGGCTCTAATTATTTATGCAAGCAATGGCTAAGTTTATTTTGGAATTATGATTCCAAATTGTAGTGCATGATAAAATCAAAGGCCCAGAATTAGGAAGGGAAAAAAGGGGGATGAAACAGTAGCCCAAAGAAAACAGCACGGATAATGCTGTTGACAATACTGCCACTCTCACTCCGTAAAGAACAATGAAATAATGGTGTGAAACAATTTTCAGAATACAGATATTCTGAAAACTGAAAATGCTGTGAGTAACTGATAGAATCCTAAAGaacagatgactttttttttctgctttcataATGAAAACCAGacttaaaattactttttctttgtcttttcactttatcaAATCTTTGAGGGAAATCAGGTGCCAACATCTTATCACTGACTTGTCTTATTCAAGATAAGAGTTCTCTGTTGAGGTTTGTAGGCCTTGGAGGCTGAAATTATCACAGTCTCAAGGTAGATTACCAAGTATTGCATAACTATTTCAACAACTAGTCTTTCATGGGTAAGGAAATTTGCAACTGAGTATAAACATTTGTAGTTAGTCCTCGTTTTCCTGGGGAGTTAAGAAAGCCCTGGGACCCCTGCTTGTCACCATTTCTAACAACCCTTGGGTATAAACATCCTTTTCAGGGATAAAGGACCTATATAATTCCTAAAAGAAACTTTCCCCAACTCAGAAAGCAAGTAAAACATGGCCAAGTTAAGAAAACACAAAGCTATGAAGAAGAGATGTTACTCTCACAGCAGGGAGTAATTGCCTTAAGGCAGAAGGTAATCTCTTGTGCTCTAGAAAATTCTCAGACCTTTCAACTCACTAAAAAttcttcaatgttttaaaaaagtatattttttaattgaagtgtagttgatttacagtgttagtttcaggtgtacagcaagtgattcagttatacacatatttttttcttttcagattcttttcctttatacgttattacaagaaactgaatatagttccctgtgctatacagtaggtccttgtttatctattttatgtacagtaacatgtgtttgttaatccccaacccctaatttatcactccctgccctttcccctttggtaaccatacttgattttctatgtccctgagtctgcttttggtttgtaaatagaatttgtatcattttttttttagattccacatgtaagtgatatcatatgatatttatctttgtctgacttacttcacttaatatgataatctctagatccatccatgtagctgcaaatggcattatttcattcttttttatggctgaattgtataaatataccacatcttcttaccCAGTcctctgttaatggacatttagattgtttccatatcttggctattgtaaatagtgctgctgtgaacattggggtgcatgtatcttttcaaatcataactttatccagatatatgcccaggagggggattgctggatcatatggtaagtctatttttagttttttaaagaacctccatactttcctccatagtggctgtatcaatttacatttccaccaacagtgtaggagggttcctttttctccacaccctctccagcatttattatgtgtagactttttaatgatggccattctgactggtatgaggtgatacctcatggtagtttcgatttgtatttctcttagatactgagcatcttttcatgtggccGTTGGCCATCTTTATGTCATCCAATGTTTTTGATTAActaccatttttaaaaacttgtttaaGTTAGAAATGAAAGTGCTCTGAACAAATATATACATTAGTCTTACTGTTGAGAAATATCACTGGTTTTGCTGAATTTAGTCATCTATGTAAAGGGTTTCTGGTCTGGGAATAATTCCCTTGTTCCCAAATATTTTGTCTTCAGTATTTGAAATCTGCAAAAACAGTAATTCTACTGTCTGTCAAGATTTGAATTATGAGTTTTGATTTTTCAAACATggagtcgtgtgtgtgtgtgtttgtgtgggagTGGGGGTTATGGAATTCATTTCAAATGCAAATTATGTCCTTGGTGGAGCTATTGGATTTATAGGACGAGGAACTCTTGTTTAGGTCAACTCATAATTCCAAGTCAAAGTGACTCATTTGGGCATCTCAAGGTCGGTGTACCTGTGCCTGTGGAAAGAGACTAACTCTTCCCTGGCTACTTTTCTACAAGTTAGGATACCTAAAACCCTAAATTTCTTCTTAAATGTCTCTTAGTACTTGTCATTTTTGAAGTCATCCATGAAAGCTAAATTTTAAGCACAGAGGAAAAGTATCTTATGCAGTGAGAAAAAAATTGACACAAGAAATTCTCAGAAAGAACTTAGCGAATTTTTATAAATCCTTTGAAGTTATTCTTGAATGACTGAATTCATTGTCCAAAGACTCAAAGTAAGGAGTTGGAATTTCCCACTCTGCCACACTCCTGGATCACAGGCACAATTTTCAAAACAATTGGTATAGCCAGACTCCAGCACCAGAATGAGGCTGAGGGTTTATATAGTTTCTCCTTCATTAAGTAAAagtttatctgtttttgtttcaGTTGAAATTCTCCTGTTAGTCCAGTTGGTTAAAGCTGGTGCTGGCTAACTTGGCTAAGTGCCAGATGTCTGGAGGGAGACAAACTTATTCTGTGTGGGGAGATTTGATTTGCTGCcctcccgcctcctcctcctcctcctggctgaCAGAGTTCCATTTTGTTGAGGTGCTTGCCTTCTTGGCTCTGTGAACAGGGTTTAAAATGATCTACCCTCCGAGGCAAGTGAGGGTGGAAGTGATGTGGAGAACAACCATCAATCTCTAGGAGCCAATCTGGGTAGCTTCATCTCCCTTCTCTGTGTAAGGTCGGTGGGAAACTTACCACTTGAAGGACAGCTGACTCTTCCAGGGGGGCAGCGACATTAAGCCTTGACCCCTCTAATTATGGGAGGGGCCCAAGACCCACCTTATTTACGCAATCCCCGCTAGATCTTTCCTTTCACTGTCCAAGACCAGACCTGTCCTGATGTTGAGCTTCAGGCATGGAACACTGGGAAAATCCCTTCTCAGGTTCTGGCTGGAAAACCCCAACCAAAGGAACAAAGCAGACACAAATCTGGATAGAGCAGATTGGGGTACCAGCTGCAGAGCCAGAGGAGTCAGGACAAAGCTACTGActacttttattttcattgtctGTAGCTGGGAGTCTAGGAGCCCACACAGAATCCTCTCTCCATGGTAGAAAGTATTTAGAGGAAACTGACTTGATTCTTTATTTTATCTCTGAGAAACTTATTTGAGTAGCTGCCAGTAACCTTTACCAgcttaaaaaaaagttcataaaAGCTACTTGCTTGTGTTTGAACATCTTTgcagtttctttcagttgcctgaacagaaatgtattgttatATAGAACAGAAATACATTAGTGTCCCCCTCTAATtttacacacaaacatacacatgcaATTTTCTGTTTACAACTTCCCTCCTCATCTCCATGCCCTAAGCTTTATAATAAGCTCATTCATTTGTAACTCTACTTGGCTGCGTGATGTTTTAAAAGTAGTTAGTGTTGTTGCTTTCCTAGCTAAAAAGAGGTTGTTTGGAAATAGTATTAGGAGAGAGGAAAGCTGGCTATGCAGGGAATACTAGAAATGTAAGGTCAGTAACCGCACTGACTCTTAGAGAAATGTTTGCTGTCAGAATGTCCCCAGTTCCTTAGCCCAAGAGATGATCAGCCTCCTGCCCTTTAGATATAAAGATAACTTACTACTCTGCCTAGGATGACACAAGACACTGTGTAAGGGGAGAAAAACTGGTCTGAAGGGAATTCCTTGGGCGCGGTGATTGCCTGATTGCACAAACATCGCCTCGTCAATTTTTTTCACAATCCCTGAGGGGAAGTGGCGTGAATAGGAATGGTGTTTGGAGTGGCCTGGTGGGGCCGAGAGGGGAGGAGACACTTTCCTGCCATCCGAGGAGGCGGTAGGGAGAGGAAAACCTTTGCAAGGAACCTGCAGGCGCGATCCCTTCCCGCGTGCCCTGCCCAGGCGGTCGCCTGTCCCCGGCTGGGCCGGCCGAGGGCGCGGGAGGTGGCAGGTTTCGCGCGCTTCGGGACGGCGGGAGAAGCGCAATCCCGGCGTCCAGGAGGACAGGACACGGTGTCCAggaggacaggaggagcagaggaccATCCCTGGCATCAGACCCCACCCGCTACTCCTCTGGGCGTCTACACCCGTGCGCCCGCGCGTGTCTGCGCGCACACATTCCTGCCGCCGCGCGCAACTCCCACATCCCGGGCCCGCTGTCTGCCAGGCGCCGGATCCGCCTCCCGGCTGGACCGAGAGGGTCCTCGGCGGCGTCTTTAAGGCTTCGGTCCCCGCCCTAccctcctccccgccctcccccgcctGAGCTCCTCGGTGTCGCCTCGGCTCCTCCCGACATCCCCACGAGCCTGGCGGTGGCGCGGAGCAGGTGCCGGCGAGCCCCTCGCATGCCTCTGCCCGGCCCGAGGTGGTAGCGGCGCCGGGCGCGCTCCGCCTGTCCCTCCTCCCGGCTGCACTAGGGCTCCGGCGCGCGCAGGGACATGTCGGTGGCGACGGGCAGTAGCGAGGCGACcggcggggccggcggcggcggcggcgcgcgggTTTTTTTCCAGAGTACCCGGGGCGGCGCCGGTGGCAGCCCAGGCTCGAGCAACGGCTCGGGCTCCTCCCGGGAGGACTCGGCGCCCGTGGCCACCGCGGCCGCTGCGGGGCAggttcagcagcagcagcagcagcagcagcagcggcgccACCAGCAGGGAAAAGTGACAGTGAAATACGATCGTAAGGAGCTTCGGAAGCGGCTAGTGCTGGAGGAGTGGATCGTGGAGCAGCTGGGACAGCTGTACGGCTGCGAGGTACCTGGGCGCGGGGCCGGGAGGGTCTGGGGCCTCCCTCGCCCCGCCGGGTTAACACAAGAATTCTCCAGGGCTCCGGCTCCTGGCCGCGCACTGACCTGGCTCTGCGGGACGCAGGGCTGGGAGCGCGGCGCAGCGCGTTCTCTCCTCATGGTGCCCTCTGGTACCAGGGCGCAGCGACTGGGACGCCTGGGTTCAGCTGCCGGGTGGCCGGAGAGCTCCGGGCCCCCTTGGTGGCCGTGGGGAGGGCTGGGTCTTGCTCAGTGCTTTGCCTTTCTCTGAGCTCTGGGCGCTTCTCGGCTCCAGCTGCAGCTACCCGAAGTGGGGTTCGGAGGGACTCACCCCAGCTGCGCACAAGCCCACGAGTACAACACTCACTGCTGGGGTCCCGGCAGCCCCGATTATGGTGGAGAGGGAGCAGGGAAAAGACTGCAAGCTGCTTGACGAAGAGGAGAGGTTCTGGGGATCTTGGGGGCCCTATAGGTTCCTGAAATAATACATCGGAATCATGAACGGAACTCTTTCCCTTTACCCCGATGCTTGTCCCCATAATTAGTCCTTGCATTACCTAAGCTGCACACGTTGGGCTTTGTTGAAGcagctttctcttttcctgcccAATTTCAGTTGCTCCCGTTGATGGACGCAGAATGAGAGCCTTGGGCAACCTGGAAGTGTGCCTGGGTGGAAGGAAGGGAGCCTGCGGGTGATGTGCGGGATGCCAGGAATCCCCCAGCTCCCCCTCCGCCAAGACATTTACTTCCCAGAGTTCAGGGGCTAAGCTTATACGCAAGTCTGACTGCCGTGTATACATTCGATGTAAGGAGAAATATTTAGAATAAGCTATATCAAACGTATAgtagaaaaaaatgactgaagcCAAAATGATCTCCCATGAGTCTTTCATGACAGTAATTGTAAATGAAGCATTCTACTACTCTTAAGGGAGTGAAGTTTGGAGAGGGTGAAAGAATGAATAGGGTTAATAATTAAGGATGTGGCTTCTGAGTTAAAGATTGGTTGCATCCATAGGACTGTTACCTTCTTCAGCAAAAATGAAAGCCAGATAAACCCACCGGCTTTTCCACTGGTTTGGATTTCACACATTTTATGGCCTGTTGTGAATACATATTTTCCTTAACATTCTCATCCTGCAAGGAAGCAACATTCTCATTACAGGCTCCTGATGAATGATTATGATATAATGAAGCTTGACTATTTGACTAATGGGcttgtaaaaatatattatttctccAGACCAGCTCTTATAAAAAGCCATTTTAATTGCATAAATAAAAAGTGGCCAAAATAGAAAGTGTTTATGGGATTTTTTAAATAGGAAGTTGGCAAAACTCTTTAAAGAAACAATATATTTGATTTAGCTGGGATTACTTGAGGGGGATGGCTGTGCTCAGTCTTGCCTCTATAGAATccaattaattttcatttatttcatactggTCTTTATACTCCATTTTGGGTTTGGAGAAGATTTGGGTTAATAGAGAAACTATTGTTG
This sequence is a window from Vicugna pacos chromosome 8, VicPac4, whole genome shotgun sequence. Protein-coding genes within it:
- the PPP1R14C gene encoding protein phosphatase 1 regulatory subunit 14C, with translation MSVATGSSEATGGAGGGGGARVFFQSTRGGAGGSPGSSNGSGSSREDSAPVATAAAAGQVQQQQQQQQQRRHQQGKVTVKYDRKELRKRLVLEEWIVEQLGQLYGCEEEEMPDVEIDIDDLLDADSEEERALKLQEALVDCYKPTEEFIKELLSRIRGMRKLSPPQKKTV